In Haematobia irritans isolate KBUSLIRL chromosome 1, ASM5000362v1, whole genome shotgun sequence, a genomic segment contains:
- the LOC142222607 gene encoding putative peptidyl-tRNA hydrolase PTRHD1 isoform X2 gives MSNIVQYIIVRSDLKSVLGWPLGAVIAQCCHASTAVMHLHSDDETTKKYLEDLDNMHKAKDEDALRKLSEKLKENDIHHKMWIEQPENIPTCIAIKPYIKDDVHKFVKNLKLLKE, from the exons ATGTCCAATATAGTACAATATATTATAGTGCGAAGTGATTTAAAGTCAGTTCTTGGTTGGCCTTTGGGGGCTGTTATCGCACAATGTTGTCATGCCTCAACGGCCGTTATGCATTTGCATAGCGACGATGAGAccactaaaaaatatttggaagatTTGGATAATATGCACAAA GCCAAAGATGAGGATGCCCTACGTAAGCTTTCGGAAAAACTAAAAGAGAATGATATACATCATAAAATGTGGATAGAACAACCCGAAAATATTCCAACCTGTATAGCTATTAAGCCTTATATTAAGGACGACgtacataaatttgttaaaaatcttAAGTTGTTAAAAGAATAA
- the LOC142222607 gene encoding putative peptidyl-tRNA hydrolase PTRHD1 isoform X1: MSNIVQYIIVRSDLKSVLGWPLGAVIAQCCHASTAVMHLHSDDETTKKYLEDLDNMHKVVLGAKDEDALRKLSEKLKENDIHHKMWIEQPENIPTCIAIKPYIKDDVHKFVKNLKLLKE; encoded by the exons ATGTCCAATATAGTACAATATATTATAGTGCGAAGTGATTTAAAGTCAGTTCTTGGTTGGCCTTTGGGGGCTGTTATCGCACAATGTTGTCATGCCTCAACGGCCGTTATGCATTTGCATAGCGACGATGAGAccactaaaaaatatttggaagatTTGGATAATATGCACAAAGTAGTGTTGGGC GCCAAAGATGAGGATGCCCTACGTAAGCTTTCGGAAAAACTAAAAGAGAATGATATACATCATAAAATGTGGATAGAACAACCCGAAAATATTCCAACCTGTATAGCTATTAAGCCTTATATTAAGGACGACgtacataaatttgttaaaaatcttAAGTTGTTAAAAGAATAA